Proteins encoded within one genomic window of Prauserella marina:
- a CDS encoding helix-turn-helix transcriptional regulator has protein sequence MTEFWRSTSVPGLEARRSCQERPCYRPHAHDAFSIGVIEEGTSVLTGQLDGPIGLEVGDVVVIPSGCVHACNPGEGRWLYQMTHLDQGWAASLAPRREAAHLFTGIRVLRQPGLRHRVGALNDAIFGEEGRDPPLERRVAALFREFAAASPVHLVAVATDPELLALLRPVLHRLRFEESNPALAELAESVGLSTYQLIRAMRRATGLPPLAWRQNARVVTARRLLREGRPIAETAHALGFTDQSHFHRVFRAHVAASPGVYRG, from the coding sequence GTGACGGAGTTCTGGCGCAGTACCTCGGTGCCTGGTCTGGAGGCACGGCGGTCATGCCAGGAAAGGCCCTGTTACCGGCCACATGCTCACGACGCGTTTTCGATCGGCGTGATCGAAGAGGGAACGTCTGTGCTGACCGGTCAGCTCGACGGCCCGATAGGTCTGGAGGTCGGTGATGTCGTGGTCATCCCCTCCGGTTGCGTCCACGCCTGCAACCCCGGCGAGGGCCGGTGGCTCTACCAGATGACGCACCTGGATCAGGGCTGGGCGGCTTCACTCGCACCGAGGCGGGAAGCCGCCCACCTGTTCACCGGGATCCGGGTGCTGCGCCAGCCTGGACTGCGTCACAGGGTCGGCGCTCTGAACGATGCGATTTTCGGTGAAGAGGGCCGCGACCCTCCGCTTGAGCGGAGGGTCGCGGCCCTCTTCCGGGAGTTCGCCGCCGCCTCACCCGTGCACCTCGTCGCCGTCGCCACCGACCCCGAGTTGCTCGCCCTGCTGCGCCCTGTGCTGCACCGGCTGCGCTTCGAGGAGTCGAACCCGGCGCTGGCCGAGCTGGCCGAGTCGGTCGGTTTGAGCACCTACCAGCTGATCCGCGCGATGCGGCGCGCCACCGGGCTGCCCCCGCTGGCCTGGCGGCAGAACGCGCGGGTCGTCACGGCGCGGCGGCTGCTGCGGGAGGGCAGACCCATCGCCGAGACCGCCCACGCGCTGGGCTTCACCGACCAGAGCCACTTCCACCGCGTCTTCCGGGCCCATGTCGCCGCGTCACCGGGTGTCTATCGAGGCTGA
- a CDS encoding LysE family translocator: protein MEQFVAIAVAHFVALLIPGVDFFLIARTAMTGGWRGATGVCSGIAAANGIFIVAAFSGVSLISHPVLLATIQLAGGGFLVFAGVAFLRSKTRIDLGHDLNTEPTTWLRNCGLGIASGLLNPKNALFYVSLAAAVSAAAPLERVLYGVWMFTVVLAWDVVVAVALGSKRALARMGRVLPWLTKLAGGVLVVFGGGMIVGLAVRYLLQA, encoded by the coding sequence ATGGAGCAGTTCGTCGCCATCGCGGTCGCGCACTTCGTGGCTCTGCTGATTCCTGGCGTCGATTTCTTCCTCATCGCCCGCACGGCGATGACCGGCGGATGGCGTGGCGCCACCGGGGTGTGTTCGGGTATCGCGGCGGCGAACGGCATCTTCATCGTCGCCGCGTTCTCCGGCGTCTCGCTCATCTCGCACCCGGTGCTGCTCGCCACGATCCAACTGGCGGGCGGCGGATTTCTGGTCTTCGCCGGAGTCGCGTTCCTCCGCTCGAAAACACGGATCGACCTCGGGCACGACCTGAACACAGAGCCGACGACGTGGCTGAGGAACTGCGGACTCGGTATCGCGTCCGGGCTGCTCAACCCAAAGAACGCGCTGTTCTACGTCAGTCTCGCCGCCGCCGTATCCGCTGCCGCGCCGCTGGAACGGGTGCTCTACGGCGTCTGGATGTTCACCGTCGTCTTGGCCTGGGACGTCGTCGTCGCCGTCGCGCTCGGATCGAAACGCGCGCTCGCCAGGATGGGGCGTGTCCTGCCGTGGCTCACCAAGCTCGCCGGTGGTGTCCTCGTCGTGTTCGGTGGCGGCATGATCGTCGGCCTCGCCGTTCGATACCTGCTTCAGGCGTGA
- a CDS encoding helix-turn-helix transcriptional regulator yields the protein MSGNLAIGHWDGRLSWSPGRLTYVGSGGPADVHRHHAVQLVVSYDGCFELDVEGRTSRPRAAVIPSGARHSVDTSGRHVALVLIEPSGPAGDGIARRAAELADRELAVPSGTPPERPELIPVFTDRLLRIAGLSPGGEAGRPLSPPVAAAVDYLDHALVGRRRPSLREAARAAHLSESRLTHVFSAEVGLPFRRFVLWLRLRHAARALAEVDTLTEAAVAAGFSDLAHFSRVCRETFGVSPSAVTRMELAADDRWAAATFKPSGAGA from the coding sequence ATGAGTGGAAACCTCGCGATCGGGCACTGGGATGGCCGGTTGTCGTGGAGCCCGGGCAGGCTGACCTACGTGGGATCGGGCGGGCCCGCCGACGTCCATCGCCACCACGCGGTTCAGCTGGTCGTGTCCTACGACGGCTGCTTTGAACTCGATGTCGAGGGCCGGACAAGCCGTCCGCGTGCCGCGGTGATTCCCAGCGGAGCGCGGCACTCGGTCGATACCAGCGGCAGGCACGTCGCACTCGTGCTGATCGAGCCGTCCGGTCCGGCGGGCGACGGAATCGCCAGGCGTGCGGCCGAACTCGCCGACCGCGAGCTCGCCGTACCCAGCGGGACACCGCCCGAGCGACCGGAGCTGATCCCGGTGTTCACTGATCGCCTGTTGCGGATCGCCGGGCTCTCACCGGGCGGGGAGGCCGGCCGTCCACTGTCGCCACCCGTTGCCGCCGCGGTGGACTACCTCGATCACGCGCTGGTTGGCCGGAGGCGGCCCAGCCTGCGCGAAGCGGCGCGGGCTGCCCACCTCTCCGAGTCCCGGCTCACGCATGTGTTCTCCGCGGAGGTGGGCCTCCCGTTTCGTCGCTTCGTGCTCTGGCTCCGGCTGCGTCACGCCGCCCGTGCCCTGGCGGAGGTGGACACACTCACCGAGGCCGCTGTCGCCGCCGGGTTCAGTGACCTGGCCCATTTCAGCCGTGTCTGCAGGGAGACGTTCGGGGTCAGCCCGTCCGCGGTCACCCGCATGGAGCTGGCGGCCGACGACCGATGGGCAGCCGCAACGTTCAAGCCATCCGGCGCCGGCGCTTAG
- a CDS encoding DUF2867 domain-containing protein yields the protein MTQRRPVVRAHRVEIPGRIRAADTVADPDYTWACELTAADGDDRTAVQWARAVFEGAPRPLRWFMLAGWLGVLRLRPGPRSDPDLVFGWEILSASPGRATLGIDGTAFTTHLVVDVQGPRVVHATFVRFERRRAKILWTVCDPVHRLTITYLMNRAARAAATADSDEPRRRAGDETSTPE from the coding sequence ATGACGCAGCGCCGACCGGTGGTACGGGCGCATCGGGTGGAGATTCCCGGACGCATCCGCGCCGCTGACACCGTTGCCGACCCGGACTACACCTGGGCCTGCGAACTCACGGCCGCCGACGGTGACGATCGTACGGCGGTGCAGTGGGCGCGAGCCGTTTTCGAAGGCGCGCCGCGTCCGCTGCGCTGGTTCATGCTCGCCGGATGGCTCGGCGTGCTGCGCCTGCGTCCCGGTCCGCGGTCGGATCCGGACCTCGTCTTCGGCTGGGAGATTCTGTCCGCCAGTCCTGGCCGGGCGACGCTCGGCATCGACGGGACGGCCTTCACCACCCATCTCGTGGTCGATGTCCAGGGACCCCGCGTCGTCCACGCCACCTTCGTGCGCTTCGAACGCCGCCGGGCGAAGATACTGTGGACCGTCTGTGATCCGGTGCACCGGCTGACGATCACCTATCTGATGAACCGCGCGGCACGAGCCGCCGCGACCGCCGATTCCGACGAGCCGCGCCGCCGTGCTGGTGACGAGACATCGACCCCTGAGTGA
- a CDS encoding sodium:calcium antiporter has translation MLAQQWPLGWSIAVFVFAALLTVLCSVRLASLGDTLADRTGWGEALFGAVFFGLATSLSGIVMTGVSAAENQPELAYGNAVGGIAAQTLAIVVADAAYRHVNLEHAAASPGNLFFGCLLIVLLSIALLASFSPEVTIAGVHPASGVMIVFYLGGLHLIRGQRSPLWRPVTTTETQPDEPDEDGHLNQRRTRTLWMEFIAIASVVVIGGWAVAHAADSLVSATGLSTGMVGAVFMGLINALPETVTAIAAVRRGAVTLAVAAIIGGNSLDALNLVIGDIFYAGGSLFHAASTDQLFLTTSALLMTAVLLGGLLVRQRKGWWRLGFDGVVLIGIYLATVATLAV, from the coding sequence GTGTTGGCGCAACAGTGGCCGCTCGGCTGGTCAATCGCGGTGTTCGTGTTCGCCGCGCTGCTGACGGTGTTGTGCAGCGTCCGGCTGGCCTCACTGGGCGACACGCTGGCCGACCGGACAGGCTGGGGCGAAGCGCTCTTCGGTGCCGTGTTCTTCGGGCTCGCCACCTCGCTGTCCGGCATCGTCATGACGGGTGTCAGTGCCGCCGAGAACCAACCCGAACTGGCCTACGGCAACGCTGTCGGTGGCATCGCCGCCCAGACATTGGCCATCGTGGTCGCTGACGCCGCCTACCGGCACGTGAATCTCGAACACGCGGCTGCCTCGCCCGGTAATCTCTTCTTCGGCTGCTTGCTGATCGTGCTTCTGAGCATCGCGTTGCTCGCGTCGTTCAGCCCGGAGGTCACCATCGCCGGCGTGCACCCCGCCTCGGGTGTCATGATCGTCTTCTATCTGGGCGGGCTGCATCTGATCCGCGGCCAACGGTCACCGTTGTGGCGCCCCGTCACCACGACCGAGACCCAGCCGGACGAGCCGGACGAGGACGGCCACCTGAACCAGCGCCGTACCCGCACGTTGTGGATGGAGTTCATCGCCATCGCGAGCGTCGTGGTGATCGGCGGCTGGGCCGTCGCCCACGCCGCCGACAGCCTGGTCTCGGCAACCGGGCTGAGCACGGGCATGGTCGGCGCGGTGTTCATGGGCCTGATCAACGCGCTACCCGAAACCGTCACCGCGATCGCGGCCGTCCGCCGCGGCGCCGTGACACTTGCGGTGGCCGCCATCATCGGCGGAAACAGCCTCGACGCGCTCAACCTCGTCATCGGCGACATCTTCTACGCGGGCGGTTCCCTATTCCACGCCGCGAGCACGGACCAGCTTTTCCTCACCACCTCGGCCTTGCTCATGACGGCGGTCCTGCTCGGCGGCCTGCTCGTCCGCCAGCGCAAGGGTTGGTGGCGGCTGGGATTCGACGGCGTCGTGCTGATCGGCATCTACCTGGCCACGGTCGCCACCCTCGCCGTCTGA
- a CDS encoding substrate-binding domain-containing protein, which yields MGAMGRRGRAGLALLAVVLLGLVAGCSGKVGENGRFGVVYMDAQGFYAGVRVGMQQEADSLGRSPQLLQLNAQGDASKESTFIDQVSAAKVDALILSPASATASVPAIELAHSSGIPVICYNTCIAEEKARQYVSAYVLGDPHRFGGLLGERAAEYFQSVGNQNPKIAVVNCEFVEVCIDRREGFEQALNEKLPGATIVANQEGATIDEAVDVAERILTAHPDIDAFYGEAGGATMGAVRAVQARNKVGQTVVFGSDMSTEAAQALAAGDVLKGVVDISGIEVGKLAAKAADQVRSGELTEYTVVPAPVDLYATSQQAEDWLRAHPDGVP from the coding sequence ATGGGCGCAATGGGGCGTCGTGGCCGGGCGGGCCTGGCGCTGCTGGCGGTCGTACTGCTCGGACTGGTCGCGGGGTGTAGCGGCAAGGTCGGTGAGAACGGCCGGTTCGGCGTCGTCTACATGGACGCGCAGGGCTTCTACGCCGGTGTCAGGGTCGGCATGCAGCAGGAAGCCGATTCGCTCGGCCGGTCACCGCAACTGCTCCAGCTCAACGCGCAGGGCGACGCCTCGAAGGAAAGCACCTTCATCGACCAGGTCAGCGCCGCCAAGGTGGACGCCCTGATCCTGTCGCCGGCCTCGGCGACCGCGTCGGTGCCCGCGATCGAACTCGCGCATTCCTCCGGAATCCCGGTCATCTGTTACAACACCTGCATCGCCGAGGAAAAGGCGCGTCAGTACGTCTCCGCCTATGTGCTCGGCGATCCGCACCGGTTCGGCGGACTGCTCGGTGAGCGGGCCGCGGAGTACTTCCAGTCCGTCGGCAACCAGAACCCGAAGATCGCCGTCGTGAACTGCGAGTTCGTCGAGGTCTGCATCGACCGCAGGGAAGGCTTCGAGCAGGCGCTGAACGAGAAGCTGCCCGGCGCGACGATCGTGGCCAACCAGGAGGGCGCGACCATCGACGAGGCGGTGGACGTCGCCGAGCGCATCCTCACCGCCCACCCCGACATCGACGCCTTCTACGGCGAGGCCGGTGGCGCCACGATGGGCGCCGTCCGCGCCGTGCAGGCCAGGAACAAGGTCGGCCAGACCGTGGTCTTCGGTAGCGACATGTCCACGGAGGCCGCGCAGGCGCTCGCCGCCGGCGACGTGCTCAAGGGGGTCGTCGACATCTCCGGCATCGAGGTGGGCAAGCTCGCGGCGAAAGCGGCCGACCAGGTGCGCTCCGGCGAACTGACCGAGTACACGGTCGTTCCCGCGCCGGTCGACCTCTACGCGACTTCCCAGCAGGCCGAGGACTGGCTGCGCGCGCATCCGGACGGTGTTCCGTGA
- a CDS encoding sugar ABC transporter ATP-binding protein — MSGEPAVIVVDGVTKHYPGVRALTDASLTIRRGEVRALLGRNGAGKSTLIRVLSGVERPDTGSVVVAGEKLAGGGVRRAAELGINTVHQELSLVGELSVAENLYLGRWPRRGGTIDYAAMRAGAAEVFDRLGLDIDPEAPVGSLSLATRQLVEICRAVREQPTLLILDEPTSALAAAEVDVVLDTVTRIASAGVAVLYVSHRLEEIRRIAHSATIMRDGRVVDTVDVAEADTASIVSLMLGDAARAAERPPERAVDRTVTPLLSVRGLAVPPKALDVSFDLYPGEVLGLGGLMGSGRTEVLRALAGFTPAANGEISVAGKRVAHPSAATMKRLGVGMTPEDRKDEGVVPLLGVDENLVLSKFDSVSSGPTVLPGKVRRAAGKLISRLSIATASTRTPIVNLSGGNQQKAVIGRWLHAGSRILLLDEPTRGVDVQAKAEIYRLVRELADTGAGIVFVSGELEELPLVCDRVLALREGRVADELTGPEVTTDSVLSAAMAA, encoded by the coding sequence GTGTCCGGCGAACCGGCCGTCATCGTGGTCGACGGCGTCACCAAGCACTATCCCGGCGTGCGCGCGCTCACCGACGCGAGCCTGACCATCCGGCGGGGCGAGGTCCGCGCACTGCTCGGCCGCAACGGTGCGGGAAAGTCGACGCTGATCAGGGTACTGTCCGGAGTGGAGCGTCCAGACACCGGAAGTGTCGTGGTGGCTGGAGAAAAACTGGCGGGCGGCGGAGTCCGCAGAGCGGCCGAGCTCGGCATCAACACGGTGCACCAGGAACTGAGCCTTGTCGGCGAGCTGAGCGTCGCGGAAAACCTCTACCTCGGCCGCTGGCCCCGGCGGGGCGGCACCATCGACTACGCCGCGATGCGCGCCGGCGCGGCCGAGGTGTTCGACCGGCTCGGTCTCGACATCGATCCGGAAGCCCCGGTCGGCTCACTGTCGCTGGCGACAAGGCAGCTCGTGGAGATCTGCCGCGCCGTACGCGAACAACCCACCCTGCTCATCCTCGACGAGCCCACGAGCGCGCTGGCCGCCGCGGAGGTCGACGTCGTGCTCGACACCGTCACCCGCATCGCCTCGGCCGGTGTCGCCGTGCTCTACGTCAGCCACCGGCTTGAGGAGATCCGCCGGATCGCCCACAGCGCCACCATCATGCGCGACGGGCGGGTCGTGGACACCGTGGACGTCGCGGAGGCGGACACGGCGAGCATCGTGTCGCTGATGCTCGGCGACGCCGCGAGGGCGGCCGAACGCCCGCCGGAGCGCGCCGTCGATCGCACGGTCACTCCTCTGCTGTCAGTGCGCGGGCTGGCCGTTCCGCCCAAGGCGCTCGACGTGTCCTTCGATCTCTATCCCGGCGAGGTCCTCGGCCTCGGCGGGCTGATGGGTTCCGGCCGCACGGAGGTGCTGAGGGCGCTCGCGGGATTCACCCCGGCGGCCAACGGCGAGATCAGCGTCGCGGGCAAGCGCGTCGCGCATCCGAGCGCCGCCACGATGAAACGGCTCGGTGTGGGCATGACGCCGGAAGACCGCAAGGACGAGGGTGTCGTTCCGCTGCTCGGCGTCGACGAGAACCTCGTTCTGTCCAAATTCGACAGTGTCAGCTCGGGACCGACGGTGCTGCCCGGCAAGGTGCGGCGCGCCGCGGGGAAGCTGATCTCCCGGCTCTCGATCGCCACCGCGTCCACGCGCACTCCCATCGTGAACCTCAGCGGTGGCAACCAGCAGAAGGCCGTGATCGGCCGCTGGCTGCACGCGGGCAGCCGGATATTGCTGCTCGACGAACCGACCCGTGGTGTCGACGTACAGGCCAAGGCGGAGATCTACCGGCTGGTGCGGGAACTCGCCGACACCGGAGCCGGGATCGTGTTCGTCTCCGGCGAACTGGAGGAACTGCCGCTGGTGTGCGATCGGGTGCTGGCCCTGCGGGAGGGCCGCGTCGCCGACGAGCTCACCGGGCCAGAGGTGACCACCGATTCCGTGCTCTCCGCCGCGATGGCGGCCTGA